The DNA segment AACCAGCTCGACCAGCTCGAACGTGACGCCGGTCCGCTCGTCGCGACCTGGTCCGGCAGCGCACGGGAGGCCTACGAGCAGCGGCAGGCCCGGTGGCGTGCCGCATCCGAGGACCTTCAGGGTCATCTCCGGCGGATCAGGCTTGCGCTGGAGGAGTCGGCGGCCGACTATGCGGAGACCGAGCGGGCGGCGGCCGAGCGATTCCGATGACCGATTCGTCCGGTCCTGGAGGGTCGCCCGTTAGCGTAATGGACCTGGCCACTTGCGCAGCTACCATCAGTGGTTGGATGATCGCGCCCGGCGATCAATAGTGGCTTGCGGGGTCCGCCGGATCTCGTGCCGGGAACGCTGCGAATACGGTCCAGCAGTCAGCATGCCGCCGCCCATTGTGATTGCGGCCTGACCTTGTAGGTTATACGCGTTGAGTTGGCCCGTTCGCAGCGTGGGGAGAGGTGGACGTGTCCGAGTGGGAACCGGCTACGGACGCCGAGATCGCGATGCGCGATGCGTTGCGCACCGACGACCAGGAGTCCTACTTCCGTATTCTCGCCGGTGTCGACCTCCTGTTACCAGTCTCCGCCGACGCGCTCGCGGGTCTGGCGCCGCTGGGCTGGGGGACGTGGAGCACCGGTGGGCGTACGCATGTGCTCGCCTTCACCTCCCAGGCCGCACTGAAGTCGTGCCTCGCTGACTACAGCGGCTCCGCGCGCCGCGTGCCCTACGCGGAGCTCGCCAACACCTGGCCCAACCTCGAGTGGTGGCTCGCCGTCAATCCCGGCCTGCCGATCGAGGGATACCTTCCGGCCTGGTTCGTGGCCCAGCTGGCCCGCGGCGACCTGCGCCTGCCCACGCGCGGCCCGGGCCGCGACGCTCAGGGCGGCACCTCCAAGATCCAGGAGCTGGGGGCGGCCGCGCTGGCCGCCAGCCGTGGCGGTGAGGCGCCCGCTGGTGGGCCGGCCTATCCGGCTGCCGCTTCCCCTGCGTCTTCGCCGTCTTCTTCGTCGCCTTCTTCTTCGCCGGCGCCGGTCGCTGCGGCGCTCGGTGCTGGTCCTGGTTCTGCCGGCCCCGGCGCTTCGGGCTTTGTAGCGCCTTCCGTGGCTCCGATTCCGCCGGTCGGTTCGCCCGGTGGTGCCGCCGGTTCGCCTAGTGGGCCTGGTGGTCTGCCGGTGCGGACGCCGGGGACTACCGCTCCTGGTGGCGCCGCCCCGGTGAGTGCGCCGGCGGGTCCGCTCGGCCAGCCGGTTTCCTCTTCGCCGGCGCCTGCCCCGCTCGCTCCGCCTGTCCCGCCCGCGCCTGCTTCGACGCCGGGTGGTCTGCCGGTCCGGACTCCGGGCACGGCCGCGCCCGGCGGCACTCCCGCCGGCTACCAGCCGCCGCCGCCCGCTGCCACGCCGGCGGCATACCAGCAGCCGTCCGCTGCCACGCCGGCCGCTGCCACGCCGGGCGCGTTCCAGCAGCCGTCCGCTTCCACGCCGGCCGCGTATCAACCGCCTGCTGCGGTCCCGGCCGCGTATCAACCGCCCGCTGCCACCCCGGCCGCCTACCAGGCGCCGGCCGTGCCCGCTCCTTCTGCCTATCAGGTGCCGGCGGTGCCCGCGCCCGGCACCTACCAGCAGCCGCCCGCCGCTTCCTCGGCCGCTGCTGCCTTCCCGTCAGCCGCTGCTGCTTTCCCGTCGGCTGCCGGTTCGCCGTCGCTCGCCGGTCCGGCCGGCACGCCTTCCTCGCCCGGTTCGCCGTCTTCGTCCGGGTCTGCTGGTCTTCAGTCGCCGCCCGGATCGCCGTCTTTGTCCGGGTCGGCTGGTCTTCAGCCGTCGTCTGGGGTGCCGTCGTCGTCTGGGGTGCCGTCGTCTGGAGTGCCGTCGTCTGGGGCGCCCTCGTTGACCGGTCCGGCCGGGTTGCAGCCGCCGGCTGTGGCTGGTGGGTCGGCGGCCGGTCCTGCTGTCGGTGGGCCTACGCCGGGAGCGGGGATCGCTACGCCGGGGTGGGACAAGGCAGGGATGCCGTTCAACCCGGAAGAGGATCCGCGCGGGCCGTTGCAGGACCTGAAGGCGCCGCTGCCCGTCCGTACGCCGATGGCCAACACGCCGCCGGTCCCGGAACACGTGGCGCCCTACGACCCGGCGGAGACCCCGTTCGCGCCGAGCTGGTCCGGACAGCGCCCGCCCGGCGCCCCGGTCTCGGCCGCGCCGATCTCCGCCACCCCGGCCTCAGCCGCTCCTCACCCGAGTAGCCAGGCTTCAGGCATCCCGGCTTCAGGCATCCCGGCTTCAGGCATCCCGGCTTCAGGCATTCCGGCTTCGGGTGGACAGGCCTTCGGCGCGCCCGCTGGCGGTGCTCCGGCCATGGGCGCTCCGCTTTCCGCCGCTCCTGCTTCGGCTGCGCCTCTCTCCGGCGCCGGTTCGGCTCTGCCGCGGCGTCAGCCCGGGCAGTCCGCCGGTTCGTCTCAGGGTGGTGCCGCGGCGGCCTTCACCAGCTTCCCGGGTTTCGCGCCGGCTGGTGCGGGACCGGCGACGCCCGCGCCCGCAGCACCCGCCTTCCCGCAAGGTCCGGCGTCTCCGCTGGCAGCCGCCGCGCAGACAGGAACGGGCTCGCCGAGCCTCCCGGGAACGGAGGGAGCGGCGAATCCGCTTCCCAGGCGGCAGGTGACCCCTCCGTCGGAGCGGCCGGCGTCGATGGCGGCTGCCGCTCAAGCTCTCGGTTCTGGTCGGCAGCCCGGTGAGCAGGCTGCGGCCGGCGCTGACCGGTTCGGGCCGTCCGGACCGCCGCCGTCCATCCAGCCGCCCTCGGTGCAGTCGGCCGCCGCGCAGCCGGCTCAGGGTCAGGCGGCTCAGGGACAGCCGGGTGTCGGGCAGCAGGGATTCGGGCAGCTGAGCGCACCGGCCAGTCCGGCCCTTGCGCCGCCTGTCATTCCGGGCCCGCCGAACGCCCGGCAGGGGCTGTCGTCCGGCTACACGCCGGCGTCGTTCGCTACGCCGACTCCGGCGCCCTACTCGGCCCCGCCCGCTCCGCAGATTCCCGGTATGCCGCCGCAGGGCAGCCCGGCTTCGGCGTACGCGACGACCGGGTACGGGAACGCCCACACGACCCAGGTCATCCCGGTGACGCCGGCGGCGTACGGAAACACCAGCCCGGCAGCGTCGAACCTCGGCGTGACCGGCTCGGCGACCGGTGGGCAGGCGCCGCAGGACAACCCGGACGCTGTCGAGTTCGTGCCCGCTAACGACGTCGAACGGGACCTGCAGGACGCCGCCGACGCCGGGAACACCGACGTGTTCCTGTCGACGCTGCTGCTGGCGAACGTGCTGGTGCCGGTCGCGAGCCATTCCCGTCCGGGCAGTTCGCCGGGCGAGTCGGGCTTCGCGTTCCTGCCCGAGGACGTCGACGGTGAGCGGTTCCTGATCGTCTTCACCAGCAAGGACCGGCTTTCGGATCATTTCGGCGAGCCCACTCGTACGGTCGGGGTCCGCTTCTACGAACTGATCCGCAATTGGCCCGACCCGTCCTGGTCGTTCGCGGTGAACCCGGGCACGCCGGTCGGCGCGAAGTACCCGGGCGCCCAGATCATCCAGCTCGCGAACTGGGCCACCGAGGCCGGACTGGGCGCGGACCCGGTCGAGGGGCCCGCCGCCGAGGACGCGGTCAGCCCGGTGCCGGCGCCGGAACCGGCGAGTGACGAGGCGCAGTCCGCCACCGTCATGCAGAAGACGATCTCGGCCGAGCAGGTCGACTACTACCTGGATCGTGGATACGACCGGGTGGCCGGTTTCGTGCACCGCGCGTCCGAGGTCGAGCACCTGCGTACCCCGGCGGAGCTGTTCGGCGCGCTCGGTCTCTACTACGAGGCCTCGCCGTTCCAGCCGGATGCCAAGGAGGCGTTCGTGCTGCGCTGGCCGGCGTACCGGCCCAGCCTGTACCGGATCCCCTACGGCGGGCAGAACGAGCAGGCGCTGCGGGCCATGGACGGCTGGGTGATCGAGCGCCCGCCGTTCCGCGGCAACGGTTTCGCGCCCGGCGAGGGCCGGGACGTCATCGCCGAGTTCAAGGTGGACAGTGTCCGGCTGCCGCACGGCGCGCAGCTGTGGCAGATCGACGCGGACGGCAACGAGCGGATGCTGGCGATCTTCGACGCGGATGCTCCGCTGTGGCGCCGGGTGGGTGAGCAGTGATGCGTGACGGCTACGTGGTGACCTGGCAGGGCCGGGAGTTCGACGCGGCGCCCGACGGGGACAAGGTCCGCATCTACGCGACCGCTCCGCAGGACGGCTTCGAGGAGATCAAGCCGGGCCGTTTCGTGCGGGTTCTCGAGCCGGATGAGTACGAGGAGATCGCGTACGTCCGCACGCTCTGCACCTGGCGAGGCGAACCGTTCATCGTGCTCGCCGAGGCGGACAGCTGGCTGCGCCTGGAGTACACCGGTGGTCGTGCCCCGGTGGCCCGCCGCCTGGGTCTGGAAGAGTTCGACTACGGCGTCTACCAGGGCTGGGCCCCGGCCAACGAGGTCCGGGACCGCTACGAACACCGCATGTAGCTAGCTCGGCGTCTTCAACCAGCGGAGGATTTCGCCGGTCACGACGTCGGGGGCTTCGCGGTGCAGGAAGTGGCCGGTCTCCGGGATGAGGCGCCATTCGTACGGCGCGGTCACGTACCGGCCGGAGCCCTGCGCCGTCCTCGGTAGCACAGCGGTGTCGAGCGCGCCGTGCAGTTGCAGCGTGGGCACGCTCGACGGGCGCTGCATCAGCTTCACGAACCGGTATCCCTGTAGTCGCAGCGCGCTGCGCGCCACCCAGCGGTAGGCCTCCAGGGCGCAGAAGGCGGCCTGCGGGATCTGCATGGCTTGGCGGCAGCGGTACGCGTAATCGCCGAACTCGTCGGTGACAGCGAACTTCGGGCTGCTCCACTTGGTCATCAGCTCGCCGACCAGCGCGGCGTCGTCGCGGGTCAGGACGTGTTCGAAACGCGGCACCTGGAAGCGCAGCACGGCCGATGAGGCGTTGAGCTGGCCGCGCGGGTCGGCGAAGAGGGCCGCCCGCAGGCGCAGCGGGTGCGCGGCGCCGAGGACGACGAGCCGGTTGACCAGTTTGGGATGGAAGGACGCGGCCGCCCAGCCGACCATGCCGCCGGCGCCGGCCCCGACGACGGTGGCCGAGCGCTCACCGAGAGCCCGGATCAGGCCGGTGACGTCGGCGGCCATCGTGTAGCCGTCGTATCCCCGGGGTGGCTTGTCGCTGGCGCCGTATCCCCGGAGGTCGATGGCGGCCGCCCGGTAGCCCGCGTCGGCCACCCGGATCATGATGTCGTTCCAGGCCCACCAGAACTCGGGGAAGCCGTGCAGGAAGAGCACGAGCGGCCCGGTGCCGACCTCGGCGACGTGGAAGCGGCTGCCGTTGGCGCCGACGAAGCGATGGCTCCACGGCCCCTCCGCCAGTACGAACGACTCGTCCATCATGTGGTCAGCCTATGCGCCACTGTCACGGGCGCTCGCGCAGACTCACGTGATCGGTTCGGCGGCGGTCATCGCCATGAGATTGCCGGGGCCGCAGTAGATCCGGATGAGCGTGGTCTCGAGGTACACCTTCGCCCGTTTGCCCTGGGGCAGCTCCAGCCCGTCGGCGTTGTAGAGCGCGTACCTCGTACCGTCGTCGGCGAGGAAGCCGTAGCACGGACCTTGACCACCGCGGGTGACCGATCCGCTGACCCAGCCCGTCACCGGGGGCTTGTCACCCGGTTCGCGCGGAATCTCCGAGGGGGATGGGCCGGGGACGGCGGAGGGCGAGAGGCTGGGAGCGAGGGAGGCGGGGGAACCGGGTGAGCCCGGCGAATCCGCTGAATTCGCGCAGCCGGCGAGGACGAGGACCGCCGCGGTGGCGACAGTGGGAAATGCGCGCATTCCGGTGAGACGGTCCGGGGCCGGGAGCGGTTCCCGGAGACCGGAGTCCCCGGGAACCGCACAGTCACTTCGCCGTCACGGTGCCGACGTCCAGCCGCTGGTTCGCAGTGGACGCCATCGGCTGTTTCACCTCGACGATGATGTTGTATTCGCCGGCCATCGGCACGTTCGTGACCGCTTCATAGACGCCCTGTCGTCCGGACATCTCGGCCATCACGATCGGGCCGTTCTTGTGCGCCATCGGCATGGCCACCATGTCGGTGTACGCGACGACCTGCCCCTTGGTGATCGGGTCATAGCTGCCCGGGGCACTGACCCTCGCCTCGATCCGCACCTGGAGGTCGCCCAGGTGCTCACTGGTGATCGAGATGGCGGCCGCCGGCTCCGCGGCGTTGTTCTGCTCCGCAGCGGCCGGCGGTGAAGAGGCGACCGGTTCGGCGGTGCGCGGCCGGGTGGCGAGGAAGCCCACCACGCCGATCACCAGCGCGGCGGTCATCCCGATGCAGATGCCCAGGATCAGGCCCTGCCGGAACGGCTTCGGCTGCGAGCGCCGCGGCCTCCCCTTGCGGGCCGGTTTCTTGCCGTGCCGCATCTCGGCGGGCAGACGCCACTTCTCCTTGCCCATGGTCATCACGACACCGGCTTGTCCGGCAGGGCGATCAGGCCGCTCTGCGCTGTCGCGTGTACCCGGAAGATGCCCCATTGTCCACTGACCAGATGCCGTGCCAGTGTCCCGGACCGGTACAGGTAGTCACCGGCCGCCGCCCGTCTGCCGCCGGCGCCGCCGGTGACTGCCGGGTCGAGGACGATCTGGTACGACACCCCGGGGTTGAACTGGCCCTGGGTGGCCGCCAGTTGCGACTGGGCGTCGTTCGGCGCCCGCCGCCACAGGTGGTCGTGCAACGCGAAGCTCGTGGACCGCGCGTCACCGACGGCCTGACCGACGTGGAACACCGTCTTGTCCCCGCCGTACGCCTGGAACGTCGGCGTGGCCGGGTCCCCGTGCACATAGGAGCTGAAGATGTTGGTGATGTTCTGGTCGGCGGCGTATCGGTGGGACCAGGGTTCGTTGGTGTAGTTGATCGAGAAGTCGCCCTGGTCCTCGGCGTCGTCGGCCTCACTGCTCGGCGTCTGGGCCAGGTCGAGGTTGTCCGGCACCGGCTGGTCGTCGGCCGGGTTGCCGTTGGTGTCCTTCCGGAACAGCGCCAGGTCGCTGTTCATCAGCACGATGTTCTCCCGGAAGTCCGGAACCGACGGGTTGGCGATCACCGCGCTGGTTCCGCTGGCCAGCGGGGCTCCGGTGGCCGGATTGAGGTACGTCGACCCGGTCGGCTCGATGATCAGCGCCCCGTAGAGGCCGTGCGTGGCGTGGTGCATCGGGTCGGCCATGTCGCGCAGCATCGCCATGCCCGGGGGCGTGTTGAGCAGCCACCGGTAGAGCTTCTGCTCGCCGGGTCCGGCCGTCCGGTCGTAGCCGTTCTGCGTGCCGACGTTGACCCCGGACGAGAAGCTGTAGTGCGTGGTCAGCTGCGGCCGGATCGATACCCTGTCGCTCACCTTGAGCGGCTGGAAGCCCGGGACGTTCACCTCGTTCTTCGGTGGCTGGTCCAGGCAGTCCGGATAGCTGAGATGGCTGGTCCGGTAGCCCAGCTGCCCGGGTTCGACCCCTTCGAAGCAGGTCGGTCTCATCTTGGCCGGGTCGAGCTTGTTCTTCAGCGTGACCTCGACACAGTCGCCCTGGTTGGCCCGGATCACCAGGGGCTCGTTCTTGACGGTGTTGTTCAGCCAGTCCGACTCCAGGGCGTACTGCAGGCCGTTGGGGTCGTGGTCGCCGGCCTTGTTGTAGGTGATGTCCCGGTTGATCGCCACGATGCTGAAGGCCTTGACCGGCGCGCCACCGCAGGGGTTGCCCGGCGGCTGGGTGATCGGCTTGGGCGGGATCGTCGGCTGCTCGTTGATGCAGTTCAGCGCGTTGGCGGTGTTGTCCGGCAGCGGGTAGAGGGCGATCTTCGGCGCCGGTGGCGGATCGTCCGGTCCTGGTGAGATCGCCGCGCCGTACGTCTGACATCGGAAGACCCGCAGATGTCCCCACGCGCCGAGGAACATGTCGTCGGCGCCTCCGAGGTAGTAGAGCTCGTCCCGGTCGATCGGATAGAAGTGATAGCCCTCCGACTGGGATTTGACCTGCATCTCGAAGTATTCGAGGATCCCGATGTGCTGGGCCGAGACGATGTTGGACCCGTCGTCCTTCGGCTCATGTCGCCACCTGGCGTCGATGTTGATGCCGTGTGACTCCTCCTGGGACAGCTGGAATATTCGCCATTTGATCCGGTCGCCGCGGAACGCCGCTGGTGTCGGCGTATACGGGAGGCTGCCCCACGCATCGGTCTGGGCCTCCGTGGGTTGCACGGTGAAGACCTGCGATGGATCTCGGTCCCGGCGTGCTTCGAACGGTTCCAGCCGGTAGTTGATGCCCATCACGCCGTAGTCGTCGTTGCTGGACGGGAACTTCGCCGGGTAGATCGGCACCCCGTCCTTGGTGACGAACTGGTCGTCGTTCGTGGTGTTCGGGTCGGCGGGTTTGAACATCGGCACGTGGTCCTCGATGAAGAGGGACACGTTGCGGTAGTCGTACCCGTCGGTCTGGGTGCCGTTGTAGTCGGTCGTCGCCGTGCAGTGCACCGCGACGATCGTGCCGATCTTCACTTCCTGGTTGGTCCGGCCGTCCCGGAAGACGCAGCCGGCGTCGTGGATCGTCCCGCCACCGAACAGGCCGGCGTCCTGGTGGACGTTGGCGTAGAAGTGGTCGTGGAACGAGTTCGTCGACGTGTTCTCGTGCACGAAGTTCCGGTACGTGATCGTCTGACCGTTGCCGTCGGCGGCCCCGTCCGCGCCCTCGTCGTAGTTCCACCCGTTGGCGGCGCCGTCCGAGGAGAGCACGTCGAACTGGACCATGTGCTGGTGCAGGCCGACCTCGTTGGTGACCTGTCTTCGGTCGAAGGTGGTGCCGCCGTACTCCAGTGGCAGCCGGTTCGTCAGCTTGTAGATCACGCAGTCGCCGACGTTGAGCAGCGGGGAGAACGGCTCCGGTTTCTTACCGGCCAGGACCGCGTCCCGCTCGGAGTTGAGGACGTAGACCCGGGACTGCGGGTTCGTCCACTTCACCGTGGGGTTGTAGGTCTGACTCAGCTGGATCGCCGATATCTCGAACTCCTTGACCGGCCGGCCGGTCGGACATGGGTTCTGGAAGAAGCCGCCCGCCACCTGTGCGCCGGGGTCGGCCGCGGCCTTCTCCTTGGCGGTCGGCGGGAACGTGCCGGCGGTGCCGCGGTCGGTGACGCCGAGCGGCGGTTTCGGCGCCTTGAACCCGAAGACGCCCGGTACGAAGTGCGGGTAACCGGTCTTCGTCGCGTCCGGTGACGGCGGGGCGGCCTTGTCGGTGACCGTGGGCTGGTAGTCGAAGTCGGCGAGCGGTTCCAGCCGCGGGATCGGCGTACCGTCGGGATTCTTCCTCGTCCCGTCCTCGAGCTTGTCGAAGGTGCGGTTGAGGCCCCACATGCCGGTCGCGAAGTGCGGATAGAGGTGGCAGTGGAAGATGATGTCGCCGAAGGTCGCCTGCTTGTCCTTGTGGGCTGATCCGGCGCCACCCTGGACCACCAGGTCGTAGTGCGCGCCGGGGGAGACCGACTGCACGTCGAGGATGTTCGTCGTCTTGGTGATGTGGTTCGGGCTGCTGATCGCGTCCAGCCCGCCCTCGTCCTGCGGGTCGTAGGCCCACCGGTTCACGTGCCAGTGGAAGGTGTGCGTCTCGAACTCGGCGGCGTGCATGAGCCGCACCTGCGCCGGCTCGCCCCGGTAGTTCGGGAAGACCAGGTCGCCGCCGCCCGGGTCGCCGTAGACCCAGGAGGACAGCGAGGTCTCCTCACCGACGCACTCGTTGGCCTTGTAGCCCTGCCCGGACACGGTGGCCGCGGGACAGCCGAGTTCCTCCCGGTTGAAGGTCGGCTCGGCGCGGTAGTTGAACGCGAACCACTCGAGCTTGATCGGCACCTGCTCGTGGTACTGGATGATCGCGTCCGCGTCCCCTCCGCCCAGGCCCGGCAGCGTGTCCTTGGTCAGGACCGCGAGCTGCGCGGAGGTGGGTTCGAGGCACTCGGTTCCGACGTTCTCGTCGTCGTCGCCGTCTCCGCCGCCCCGGCAGTACCGGGTCAGGATGCCCGGCTCGGCCTCCACCTCGTCGTGCATGAACAGCACGTTCTCGCGGAAGTCCTTGTTGTTCGGCCGCTTGATGATCGCCCGGGTGCCGGACGCGATCGGGCCGCCGGTGCGCGAGTCGACCCAGGTGGCGTCGCTCGGCTCGACGACGATCGCGCCGAACGCCCCGAAACTGTGCGAGCCGATGTACTGCTTCGACCCGCCGGCCTGCGTCTGGATCGAGGAGAAGTCCGCCCCGTCCTTGAACTGGAACTCGCCCTCGGCCTGCGCGTACAGCAGGTAGGTGAGGGAAGCGCCGGGCGCGGCGGTGGAGTCGGGGTTGTTGCCTACCGCCGTACCGTCGGCGGTCTTGACGTCGTAGTCGAGACCGTCGAAGTGCATCGACGCGTTCGGCGCCTTGGCGGGGTCGAAATCGTTCTTCGGCACGGTGAGCGCCGGCGCGAACTCCCGGGCGCCGAGCGTGGACGAGCCCGCCGCCTTCTTGATCTCGCCGGGCAGGGTGTAGATGGCCGAGTCCCGCACCGTCCGATCCAGCTGAGGCGCCGCCTCGTGCAGCCGGTTGGTGAACTTCACCGAGACGCAGTCGCCCTTGTTGGCGCGGATGGTGAGCGGTTCGATCAGGTCGTTGACGTTCGCCTTCGACGGGTCGGCGGCGTACTTGAAGTTCTGCCGGACCGTCGCGATGTTCGCGTCGAGGACGTACATCCGGCCTTCCGGTACGACGTCACCGAACCTGTTCAGGAAGAGCGGCAGGTTGATCAGCGAGACGTCGAACGTCTTCGTCGGCGCGCCGGTGACGCACGGGTTCACCGGTGCCCCGGCCTTGGGCGGCACCACAGCCGCGGCGGTGGCCTGACTGACCATCCACATGGCGCCGGCGACCAGGCCCATCCACAGGCCGGCTCCGACGGTGAGGGCGACCCGTACCGGGCCGCTGGGCCGTCGACGCGCACTGAGCAGCACGTACGCGGCGAACGTCGTAATCAGTAGTAGGGGTATGAGATCGATGGGTGTAGACACTCCACCTCCTGACGCAGGGACAACGAGGCCCAGCGCAGGAGTCATCGACCAGCGGCGTGGCCCCGTTTCCACAGCTACTGTCGATCGTGAAAGTAATCGACATACTTGCATGTGTCTATGTGATTCCCACGAAAGAGGCCCGCCCGGGCCATCCCGGACGGGCCTCTTCGCCGTGCTTGTTACTCGGTGACGGCCGTGATGGCGACCGAGCCGCGGCCGACGACCGCGCCCTCGTCCGTCACGATCGACACCTCACCGAACATCGTCCGGCCCGCCGGCGGCACCGAGGCCGCGGTGACCGAACCGGTGACCGTCGCGCTCTTCCCATTGGACAGGGAGAACGCCGTGCTCTGCGTGGTGATGCCACCCAGGGCGGGGCTGTAGTAGACGTCCAGGTAGTCGTACGCCGTGGTGCCGGCCGGCACCGCGTAGCCGTCCACCAGGACCGTGTAGGTGCCGGCGGCCGGGTTGGCGACCGAGACGGCCTCCTCCGAGTCACCGTCGGCCTGCTGCTTCACGACCTGGCCGGCCTCGTTGTAGAGAACCAGGTCGAGGTCGGCGGCGGCGTCACTGGTGTTGCCGATCGCCACGTCGAGCCGCTGGACACCCGAGGGCACCACGACCTCGTACGTCTGCTGCTCGTGGTTGGCGATCGTCGGCCGCGCCTTGAAGCCGCTGCCGAGCGGGCCGCCCTGAGCCGTCAGGTTGACCGGGCCGAAGTTGTTCGTGACCGTCCAGGTCAGCGGGGTCGCCACACCGGCCTTGACGCTGGGCAGCGTCACGGCGGCCGGGTCGACGGTGACCCCCTGGACCTTCGCGGTCAGCTTGTACGGGTTGTTCAGCGACGGCGACGTACGCCGGGACTCGACCTCGAGCTCCCAGATGCCCGGGATCGGGTTCTCGTACGACCGCTCCTGCGGCTTGCAGGCGTTCGCGTCGGAGAAGTTGGTGTAGCAGGCGGTGCTGGCGGTCGACTCGACCGGGACACCCCACGGGTTGATCGCGATCCAGCGGGTCTGCGAACCGGTCGCGATGCCGGACAGGTTCACCTGCAGCGCGGTCGCGCCCTCCGGCACGATCACGAAGTACGACGTGGTGGAGTTGCGGTCCACCGAGCCGGAGAAGGCCTCGGTGTACGACGGCTTCTTCGTCTCGACGCCGGTGACCACCGTGTTGAGCACCTCGAAGTCCACGACCGGCGTACGCGGGTCGTCGACCTTGAGGATCGCGCTGCTGACGCCCTGAGCGGGCTTGACCTTGACCTTGACGCTGACGGTCTTGTTCAGCGGCAGGTCCACCGAACCGGCCGACGAGAACACCTTGCGGTCGCCGATCCAGCTCAGGTTGTGCTTCACGGTCTTGGCCGGGCCGCTGGTACGGGTCAGCTTGACCGTGACGGTCTTCTCCTTGCCGACCGCGTAGCCACCGTCGCCGGCGGCGCAGCGGTTGTAGATGCCCTTACCGGTGTTCGGGGTCGCCAGCTGCTCGGAGAGCGGCGTGCAGACCGGGGCCGACGAGGTGTAGGTCCGGGTCTCCGACTGCTTGGTGAGCAGCTTCCAGGCGGCCGGGACGTCCATCTGGCCGTAGCCCTGGGCGTGCACCTTCTCGCCCTTGATCGGGTCGGCGGTGGTGTAGAGCGCCCGGCGCAGGCCGGCCGGCGTGACGCCGAGGTCGGTCTGCTTGGCCGCCGAGAGCAGCAGCGCGACGCCACCGGTCGTCTGCGGCGCCGACATCGAGGTGCCGTTCTGCATCGAGTAACCGGCCGGCAGGGTGTAGCCGACCGTGTCCAGCTGGGCGAGGGTCTCCCAGGTCGGGACCGTGGAGATCGCCGAGCCGGGCGCCGCGAGGTTCGGCTTGAAACCGCCGTCCTCACGCGGGCCCCGCGACGAGAAGTTGAACAGCTGCAGGTCGCGGCGGGTGACCGAGCCGTAGTTGGCGAGCCAGGTCTCCTTGCTGATGCTGGCCGCCGAGCTGATCACGTCGGTCGCGACCGACGGGTCGCCGATCGTGTTGGTGCCCGGGCCGGAGTTGCCGGCCGAGATCACGATCTGAACGCCGTAGACGTCGATGAGCTCGTCGTAGAGCTCGGCGCGGGCGTTGTTGCCGTCGTTCAGGGCCGGGAGGCCACCGATCGACACGTTGATCACGTCGACGCCGCGGTTCACGACCAGGTCGACCATGCCGGTGGTCAGCGAGGCCGCGGTGCAGCCGCCGCCCCACGAGCAGGACCGCGCGGAGACGATCTTCGCGCCCGGCGCCTGACCGTCCAGGTTGGCGTTGCCGAACAGGTCGTTACCGGCGGCGATACCCGCCACGTGCGAGCCGTGCATGCCCTCGACGATGCCGATGTTGACGAAGTCCGCGGTCGGCGGCAGCGTCGGGTCCTGGTACGGCGCGAGCGAGACGTCCTCGCGGTACTCGACGACGAACGGCATCCGCTCCGCGACGTCGGTGGCGGGGTTGTCGGTACCGAAGTAGCCGACGTCGTACTTCTCCTTGTACGGCCGCATCACGGCGTCGTCGGTGAAGTCGAAGTTCTGGTTCACGTCGACACGGATGTCGTGGCTCACCGGGTCGTAGAGGACGCCCCACCGGTCGGTGGTGTCGCCGTCCCGGTTCACGTCACCGGCGGGCTCGGAAGCCGTGGTGATGTTCTCCG comes from the Actinoplanes sp. OR16 genome and includes:
- a CDS encoding S8 family serine peptidase yields the protein MTQQITWGRRTVTSVLALGVAAGVSTLSSPLPASAEPGTSTVPATSQEPATPKESPADTLGSHDADLLADAEAQKKPRVTVIISTDKGKAGDVAAKVKSLGGSISQRFDRVGYVLASVPTAKVLSTANLPGVSAVDLDETIKLPETDLPASKNAAKQAATPSGPGANTPADNPYMPTGETGSVDFKKKNPKYDGRGVTIGIMDSGVDLAHPALQKTTTGERKIVDWVTATDPVTESDGTWRAMLTTVTGPTFTYGGATWTAPAGTWTINRFSENITTASEPAGDVNRDGDTTDRWGVLYDPVSHDIRVDVNQNFDFTDDAVMRPYKEKYDVGYFGTDNPATDVAERMPFVVEYREDVSLAPYQDPTLPPTADFVNIGIVEGMHGSHVAGIAAGNDLFGNANLDGQAPGAKIVSARSCSWGGGCTAASLTTGMVDLVVNRGVDVINVSIGGLPALNDGNNARAELYDELIDVYGVQIVISAGNSGPGTNTIGDPSVATDVISSAASISKETWLANYGSVTRRDLQLFNFSSRGPREDGGFKPNLAAPGSAISTVPTWETLAQLDTVGYTLPAGYSMQNGTSMSAPQTTGGVALLLSAAKQTDLGVTPAGLRRALYTTADPIKGEKVHAQGYGQMDVPAAWKLLTKQSETRTYTSSAPVCTPLSEQLATPNTGKGIYNRCAAGDGGYAVGKEKTVTVKLTRTSGPAKTVKHNLSWIGDRKVFSSAGSVDLPLNKTVSVKVKVKPAQGVSSAILKVDDPRTPVVDFEVLNTVVTGVETKKPSYTEAFSGSVDRNSTTSYFVIVPEGATALQVNLSGIATGSQTRWIAINPWGVPVESTASTACYTNFSDANACKPQERSYENPIPGIWELEVESRRTSPSLNNPYKLTAKVQGVTVDPAAVTLPSVKAGVATPLTWTVTNNFGPVNLTAQGGPLGSGFKARPTIANHEQQTYEVVVPSGVQRLDVAIGNTSDAAADLDLVLYNEAGQVVKQQADGDSEEAVSVANPAAGTYTVLVDGYAVPAGTTAYDYLDVYYSPALGGITTQSTAFSLSNGKSATVTGSVTAASVPPAGRTMFGEVSIVTDEGAVVGRGSVAITAVTE